In the Oncorhynchus keta strain PuntledgeMale-10-30-2019 chromosome 29, Oket_V2, whole genome shotgun sequence genome, one interval contains:
- the LOC118395674 gene encoding E3 SUMO-protein ligase EGR2-like, producing MLNNMDLNSKDSFYPQFENCNGSSLGVENSARKDTQEMFSDAERGAPAQYTPEGAPVTLKTEASNSDFAFNPCEGPKGTSSSLAYSGRFYVEATQGGPCSTETLLNMITEIVGISTLPISEVQLSTMDSSSFGDAGVQRQSSTCSATPPLYSPGQTCPRYPDGQSGGQAQDSTSPHVSFGSPAQVRNQNSTTEPQSEAASFPVVVKNEFDSSCYEWGTFNKSDAYLETSFQTSETFPMSSDFPSDQQVDVKELLDSFSPMCPNPEMEFKVEGGIKQEQCYSDTCSQSFCSSLYPNYPVPVMDHSTNNLLKPAMFPNIELPPLSNQCDSSCQLTSPALPSTIDSILYSSLLPDSFAQSYTPRAQKAPRVRKSPAASTGPAKEKPFTCPMENCDRRFSRSDELNRHIRIHTGHKPFQCRICLRSFSRSDHLTTHTRTHTGEKPFSCDVCGKRFARSDERKRHGRVHLKQKEKMELKPQVISAWPFTLPEGI from the exons ATGCTGAACAACATGGATTTGAACTCTAAAGATTCCTTCTACCCACAGTTTGAGAATTGTAACGGTTCTTCCCTGGGGGTGGAAAATAGCGCTCGGAAAGATACCCAGGAGATGTTTTCGGACGCAGAGAGAGGAGCACCTGCCCAGTATACCCCTG AGGGAGCACCTGTAACCCTGAAAACTGAGGCCTCCAACTCAGATTTCGCCTTTAATCCCTGTGAGGGGCCCAAAggcacctcctcctccctcgccTACTCAGGCAGATTCTATGTCGAGGCGACTCAGGGTGGCCCGTGCAGCACTGAGACATTGCTCAACATGATCACAGAAATTGTCGGTATTTCTACGTTACCGATCTCCGAAGTTCAACtgagcaccatggacagcagcaGCTTCGGCGACGCGGGCGTCCAGAGGCAATCCTCCACCTGCAGCGCCACCCCGCCCTTGTACTCGCCGGGGCAGACATGCCCCAGATACCCCGACGGTCAGTCCGGCGGCCAAGCTCAAGATTCAACCTCTCCCCACGTGAGCTTCGGCTCCCCCGCTCAAGTCCGAAACCAGAACAGCACCACCGAGCCACAGTCAGAAGCTGCGTCTTTTCCAGTGGTGGTCAAGAATGAATTCGATAGCAGCTGTTACGAATGGGGCACGTTCAATAAATCGGACGCCTATTTGGAAACGAGCTTCCAAACATCAGAAACGTTCCCGATGTCCAGTGACTTCCCGTCTGACCAACAAGTGGATGTAAAGGAACTTTTGGACTCATTTTCACCCATGTGTCCTAACCCAGAGATGGAGTTCAAAGTTGAAGGTGGAATCAAGCAGGAGCAGTGCTATTCTGACACCTGCTCTCAGAGTTTCTGCAGTTCTCTTTACCCCAACTACCCAGTGCCAGTCATGGACCACTCAACCAACAACCTCCTCAAGCCAGCTATGTTTCCCAACATTGAACTTCCGCCATTATCTAATCAGTGCGATTCGTCTTGCCAGCTTACCTCACCAGCTTTACCCAGTACTATAGACTCAATTCTTTACTCCTCCTTGTTGCCAGACTCCTTTGCCCAAAGTTACACGCCGCGCGCGCAAAAGGCACCGCGTGTCAGGAAAAGCCCCGCCGCCTCTACCGGGCCTGCCAAAGAGAAACCCTTCACCTGCCCCATGGAGAACTGCGACCGGCGCTTCTCCCGCTCGGATGAACTCAACAGGCACATCCGCATCCACACCGGACACAAACCCTTTCAGTGCCGCATCTGTCTGCGCAGTTTCAGCCGTAGCGACCACCTCACCACCCACACCCGGACTCACACGGGAGAGAAGCCGTTCTCCTGCGACGTATGCGGCAAAAGGTTCGCTCGGAGCGACGAGAGGAAACGGCACGGTCGTGTGCACCTGAAACAGAAAGAAAAGATGGAGCTGAAGCCACAAGTGATCAGTGCGTGGCCATTTACTCTTCCCGAGGGAATTTGA